The Cytobacillus sp. IB215665 DNA window TCATCTTGAAGATTAGGTTTTTCTAATCTATTCTTTCCCTTGTATCTTAAATCACTAGTCAGAATATTCTTAACGACTAGTGATAAGGCAATTCTACATAATTCGATAGAAGTTGTGAAATGATTGTTTTGTAGTGTCCATTAATTATTTTCATATTATAGAAGAGGCCGTACCCTTATTAGATTGTTATAAATCAACTTATTGAATTTTTTACCTTGTAGAAAACAACTATATGTATATGGATGAATTAAATCTATCAGGGCTATTCATAAAATTCATTTTACAGCCACTTAAGTAAAATGTTATAAAATATCTAACAATATAAAACCATATATAATAATTGTTATATATTCTTGGAATTATAAAATCTTTTTCAACTAGATATTTCTAATTGTAGAAACTATTAAATATATAGAAGAGGTGACATATGATAAAAAGTAACAATACATCGTCCAATATAAAACGATTTATGGGACTTCCGTTAATTGTGATAGGGTTGCTAGGGGTGATTATTTATTTTAATGATGAGAGCAATCATCCTATGTGAATATGACCTCACATCCACCTATTGAGACTCAACCCACTGTTGGGAAAGCTGATGCACCAGTTTCAATAGTTGAATTTGGTGATTTTAAATGTCCAGCTTGTAAATCGTGGGGAGAAAATATTTATCCGAAATTAAAGAAAGATTATATTGATAAAGGAGTTGTGAAATTATCCTATATTAATGTCCAATTTCATGGTGAAGAATCTACACTAGGTTCACTTGCAGCTGAGTCAGTTTACAGGCATGATTCCAATTCTTATTGGGATTTTCATAAGAAACTATACGGTGAACAACCTGGAGAAAATCATGATGGACAGTGGATTACTACAGAAAAGCTGCTTAAAGTTGCTATGGAGACAACAGACATTGATTTACAACAGTTAGAGAATGATATAAATGAAGAGTCAACTATCGAGGAAGTTAATCTGGCTGAAAGTCTAGTAAATGCATACCAAATACAAATGACTCCTACAATAATAATTAATAGTGTTTTGATAGAGAACCCATTTGACTACGAGAAAATTGTGACTATTATTGAAGAAGAGATTGAGGGGAATTAGACGGAAAATCAAATTAATAAGAAGGGCAACAAACGTTTATTTCTGTATTTCGCATGGATAGTGTCTTTGATAGCTACCAGTGGTAGCTTATATTTTAGTGAAATTAAAGACTTTGTACCATGTGAGCTGTGCTGGTATCAACGAATTTTAATGTATCCTTTGACACTTATTTTAGGAATTGCTACTTATCAAAGTGATATAGATGTTAAAAAGTTCGTGCTCCCAATGTCGTTTTTGGGGATTGTTATTTCTTTACTCCACTACATTGAGCAAAAAGTTCCTGGTTTTGGAGGAATAAAGCCTTGTGTTGATGGTGTTCCTTGTAGCAATGAATACATTAATTGGTTAGGGTTTATTACTATTCCATTCTTATCCTTAATAACCTTTATATTAATTACATTACTCCTATTATTTGGAATAAAAAGACAAAAATAATAAGACTTAGCAGGAAAGTATATTATTTTATCTTTTCCCACTAATTAAGAATCACACAATGGTGGGATTCTCAAAATGTTTGATTCAACCTTATTTCATATACCTATCTTTTTATATTGTGAAAAGTACTCCCTTTATCTTTTAGGACTTTGTAGTCGACCAAGTTGATTTTCATCACTATTTAAGTTTATTGTTTTGTTAGTTGTTTAACGAGATAATCAAAAAAATCATCTACCTCATCTTCGTGTATTTCCTCATCATCAATAGAAACA harbors:
- a CDS encoding thioredoxin domain-containing protein, which produces MTSHPPIETQPTVGKADAPVSIVEFGDFKCPACKSWGENIYPKLKKDYIDKGVVKLSYINVQFHGEESTLGSLAAESVYRHDSNSYWDFHKKLYGEQPGENHDGQWITTEKLLKVAMETTDIDLQQLENDINEESTIEEVNLAESLVNAYQIQMTPTIIINSVLIENPFDYEKIVTIIEEEIEGN
- a CDS encoding disulfide oxidoreductase, whose amino-acid sequence is MNKKGNKRLFLYFAWIVSLIATSGSLYFSEIKDFVPCELCWYQRILMYPLTLILGIATYQSDIDVKKFVLPMSFLGIVISLLHYIEQKVPGFGGIKPCVDGVPCSNEYINWLGFITIPFLSLITFILITLLLLFGIKRQK